The stretch of DNA AGTAAGTAACAATGATAAGCCAAAGAATAATACCCCAAATAATACAGCAATAGTGATGATTATTTGAACAAAATGTTTGATCTCTTTGGCTATGGGAGTTTCGGATTTTTCAAGGTATGTTGTAAGTCCAGCAAGACGACCTATCATTGTTTGGTCACCAGTAGTCATTACAATTCCAACACCAGTGCCATCCACAgcaaaagaggaaaagaaggcAACATTAGAGGATTCTAAGGGATTCTCGTCGGTAGGATAGTCTGTACGAGGTACTGGTTCGCTTTCACCAGTGATACTCGAATTTTCAACTCGAAGTCCTTGACATTCGATAATCCTGATATCGCCTGGTATTTTATCGCCAGTTTTAATTTCCACTAAATCGCCTGGGACTATGTCTTCAGCTGGAATCCGCATTTTAACACCTTCCCGTATTACCATAGCAAAAGTTGGTACCATTTTTTGAAAAGATTCCATCACCTGTAAgatattatagaaaaagattCATTAATATCATACTTTGGATGTTTTTTAAGTTATATGCACTCTGTGCATTTTAACATGAAAACTTCctgtaaatgcataaacatccacaGTATAACAATGAGTGATTTGTTTACCTTTATATTTTTGCTCTCTTGTATATACGAGCAAAAACCAGAAAATAGGCAGATTAGCATAATAATAAGTCCTAACCATTCTGTGCCACCACCCTCACCTTCTGTCGCCATGCTAATTCCATACAAAATATAGCATAATAATGAACAGACCCACAACAAACCAGCGAATCCATGAAACATACACTttataaatttgatatattCCGGAATTACTTTTGGTGGTGTCAAAGCATTTGGACCCACTTCAAGAAAAACTTTGGTTGCCTCTTCTTTAGTTAGACCAGTAACTACATTggtatttaatttcttacatAACTGTTCCAAAGGAATCATATGATCTTGTGTTGTCAATTCCTGTTGAAGTTCCCTGATTTCTTCATCAGTAAGCTTCTTCTTACTGATTTGACTGGGTGATTTTTTTAGAACCTTATTTGCTGCATGGAACATttcgaaatatataaaattcaccACATTAAGTATAATGCTATTGTACTTCTGCAAAatctgttttttttcttttttttttcagaatTCAGCTTTTTTAATGGCAGACATTTTCATGGCCTCCTTATTCTACTTGTAGATTACAATTTTGTTTTCTGTCACAGGTTTTAAAAGGTTTGAGCTATTTGCGAGATAAACATGCAATTATGCATCGGGACGTAAAACCAAGCAATATTTTGGTAAATAGTGCtggagaaataaaaatttgtgatTTTGGTGTCTCCGGGCAATTAATTGATTCCATGGCTAATTCATTTGTTGGAACGAGAAGTTATATGTCGGTAAGAATTTATGTAGTTATAATTGCATTattatctttaattttaataaatgtcATGCATATAtaaggaatattaaaatatgtgaAACTGCAGACAAGCTATCTCATCTCtgattttaatgatttttgcATACGTTGTAAAACTCAACATTttgaacaactttttcctATACGTATTATCGGCGATCTCGCTTACTTTTCGagatatttcgtaaaaatctGTCAGTACTATTGCGTGAATTCTACCTATAGTTGTATGGCAGCATATGTGTCAGTAATGGTTGCCAGTTGCTGGCATCTTATCTTCTGTTTATAAACGAGAGTTGGGTGAGCTTAAAGCCTCATGCACAACTGCATATGCGACGCTGTAAGATATatctattataatttataactcaattaaaaatgaatatcatCAATGTATTGGATTTGAGTTAGACTTCTCAACGTTGTAAAGAGATCGGCAATGCTTaggtaaaataatatcaattgtTTATTCgtctattattttcataacTAACTTGTTATTATTTCATGCTATTGAAAAACCTTAGAATCGCAGACTCACAATCTATAGGCAGGATTCAATGTAATGGTACCAAAAGTTTGTTGTGAATACCTTGGACAATAAGCAAGACCGTcagttatatgtataggaAAAGGTTGTTCAAAATGTTGATTTATGTGACATATCtcgaaattattgaaattggAGATGAGGTAGCTTTTCTGTAGTTCCACCTTAAAATGTTTGATATGAATATTTGCATTTTTAGCCAGAGAGATTACAAGGCACTCATTACTCTGTACAAAGTGATATTTGGTCCCTAGGATTATCACTTGTGGAAATGGCAATTGGAATGTATCCAATTCCACCTCCTGATGAAAAAACTTTAGCTGCGATATTCAGCTCTCCACCAGGTCAACCACCTGTGGAGAATGTTGCTACAAATAATGCTTCTACTCCAACAACGCAATCACCTGGACACAGTTAGtttactattttcttttttttttgtatctaTTATATGGACTGTTTTATacattgtatttttttatattttttatagataCAGGTAGCCCAAGACCAATGGCTATATTTGAATTATTGGATTATATTGTAAATGAACCACCACCAAAATTGCCTGCTGGTATCTTCAGTGATGCTTTTACAGATTTTGTGGATCGTTGCTTGAAGAAAAATCCCGCCGAAAGAGCAGATTTAAAAACGTTAATGGTATGTGTTTTATTTCACACGACTGTCTATTTAAATGAAACAATTATTGTTCTTTTGTCTTTCCTAAAttgctcttctttttttattcttagaaCCACGAATGGATAAAAAAAGctgaatctgaaaatgtagaTATCGCTGGTTGGGTATGTCGTACAATGGATCTACAACCAACTACTCCAACCCGTTTGGCGAACGTACAATCCTGAATAAATGTCACTCTTACATACTTGACTACCTATATACGCGTTCAGTACTCTTAAGtaaattttcgtttcttttcgttaGATTAATATAAACAGTGACGttcataaatttcatttctttctcttttttagcATCCTAATAATTCATGAAACGAAAATCTTTCGCGATTTTGAAAACAGACTTATTTACTAGAATTTATGatagttttttcttttactatattttatataatattgctCAAATATTCATAAACCGTTTGAGCGACAGCATTTATCGAGTAGAACTTAAGAGTATTAATATAGGTTTCGATATACGTATCACTGATTTAttcctttttaaataatcgtGTTTAGTGATTTAAATGTATAAGCTTTTAGTTATTAATTGTATCAGAATGTATTTTACGTAAAGTGCCGAATTTttgtttgatattaaattatttttcatcgtaCGTTACAGTCTGATTTTGAAGTCGCGATAACAATCGTGTTAGAACGTGGTTGAATAATATGATCATTTTTAATGTATATACGATTATCGTGAAGTacagaaatattatattgacATATTTGCATGCAACGCGTCACTGTGCTTGatctttatttcgttttccaGGTATTTCGTACCTTTATCTTATGATTCTGTTGAAAGTATGTAAGATAAACAATTATCCTTATAAGTTTAACGTTTATTGTACACTCATGGGCAAGTTATGTTTCCTATGATGATATTAGGATACATATGGGCATCGGATTTATGAAGACATAATTTGAAGAGAGAAGTGTTAACTAGAGAACAAGTTACTAGTATAACATTTGTACCTGACATTCGTAGAGCATTATTCACACCATTGAAAAAGAACTTTTATTTAGCCATTGCGAGAATGCTATGATATCTTTTATGAAACATCAGTCCGCGAttgaacaaaatttcaaattatagttaaataaaatagtatttcAACAAATTGATACAAACTTTTGTATTTCTACTGTTTTGAAAAGTTCTAAATCTTtcacgataataataataatgataatgtatttagaatatcgttatataaaaattgtatcatcaaccataatatttattataattgttGTATAATATGGTTAcaataattatgaaatactattttattaaacatcAACTAATGTGAGACTTTCAAATCATAAGGAAGACATATTAAAAAACGATAAACAAtacctttttaaacattttatctCTTCTCTCAACAGTGCATGTTAGACCcatatctttttaaaaatacgtACGTTTATCGTATTTTCTCACATATATCGCGGTCTGAGACGTTGCACTTCATAGGTGAAATTAACAACATAACTTTGATGCGCGTCCATGTGTTCACACGATAATGAATATACATGATTGTATGTACTGTATAGCTGTGAATCAAGTCTTTCCCGTGCAATTTTTGCGAACTGTGTTTGAAAGATTCGGAGCCACTGTCTGGCTACCTTCGTATTTACACATACTTCAacaattatatgtaattaaaagatgttaataatttttattgtatctATGATTAAGggaaacaatttgaaaaagGTTGAAATTTCTTGAACCTTTATTCAAACAAAGCGTTCAATCAAAATACTACAAACGTAGAAATCaataattcttttttgttACAAATAATCAGTTGTTTCTCTTAGTCGAACAATATTTGGTCCGTAATAATAGACAGATGTTTAATATTGTACAATCCAGTAGACATAGTTGCTTATCATTGTAATGTGCCGATAAAAAATGTCTATATGTACATAGTATAACAATATTATAAGCATTCTTATACTATTCTATGtaaacgttatacgttacgaTTTCTGTTTCCTATCGAAAGTGTcgtaatgaaattattaattgagaataatgagaaagatccgttatatatatgtatggaGGTTCTAGTTATAGTATATCAACCCCATAGATATTCATGTTTGCTTAGCCATTACTTTTTTACATGTGCGATTGCCAGTTTAGGTGTTAGCCTTTTTCCGATTTGGcttaaaaaaatatcggaGTGTACTACGAGCGTATTGTGATGTTTGCAAGCACAGTGGGAATATCCACTTATGTGCCTAAGCGTAAGACGCTCAAGAACTGATCTTTCATATTATGTTTATATGTCCTATAACAATGTGCGTAATCctatttactatatttcgTGATAtatcgtaaacagaaagaaacatttttcgATAAATCCTGTTAAGAAAATTATGTAAGATATTATTAACATACAACCATAAAATGATTCTGTTCACCAAACAGCGAATTTTAATTGTCAAAAGGATAATTACTTCTGGCACTTACTAAAAATATATGGATATTCCTTGTTGCAAATTTGTGCATAATAATTGTCGCTGTATCGATTCACTGTCTAAATGTTGTAATTATTCAAAGAATAAATTTATCCTACATTGAAGCATACTCTTTATGCATTGAAATccgaatattagaaataaaatatacactacgtatatttatgaaaatattaatttgtctcACTAAATGCAAAgtaataaatttcgtttttattaacattaatttGAGCATGTCGCTATAATACACAGTATTTTGATTTAGATTAAAGTAGAGTTCTCTACCTCTACTTAGAGTTCCCTATTAGATAGATCTATATTTACTATTTGCAGAAACGGTAATACCTTATCAAATGTACTAAGATCTACTGAAGTTCCGCcgacaaatattttcaaaatggTGTTAGTTCGATTAACCGTAACCGTGGCAGCTTCTTTTAGCGTTTCATTCGTAATACCCCGACATCCTGATAGATCTAGTAATTCCAACTGTGGCGCGTATTCAAGAAAATTAATCATTGTTTTATCTGTAAATTTGCAAGCCCGACACTCTAGCTGTTTTAAGTTGCACGTATcttgtaaatttatatcgGTTACTAATTCTAAGTAGTTGATTATTAATACTTCTAATTTGGGTAAAGCTGTTACAGCAGCTATACTAATATCTGTAACGAACAAACATTCTGCaacagataaaaaattatgtgTATTACacgtaaattattttcaaatgataTTTGACTTACCAGAAATGTCTAGATATTTGAGTCGCAGGCATGTTGATGCCAAATTAGAACAAAATTCGTCTGTGATTAACGCATTCATACTGATTTTCAGCACTTCAAGATTAGTCAATTGCACAATATGTAACATGTCGTTCGGATgtaataaaaacgaaatataGGAAACCTctaatgtttttaaatttgtaCAACTTTTACCGATAGACTGGATAACGTTACCAGATATGTCAATACATCTATTCGTCGTAAGTGATTTCAAGTTTTGTAATTTTGCAAATGCCTGAAAAGTAGACATTGTTTGTTAAAATCAACATTTTTAACCGTTTGAGTCCCAAGCAGCGCGATCGCGCTGTTTAGATTTTGTGTCGAAAAGTCCCAGTACATTTGAACGCTACGGACGACTGAcggtattttgtatttcattgttatcttctcaataatttttattgaacaaaACTTGAAATACTTATAAACTAATAATacgcatatataataatatagatgtatttcATAAAGTAACAAATGTGACGAGTGCTATTGTGCCGCTTGTTTCTCTTCGCAATAGATTATGACAAGCGCTATCGCGCTATTCGGGATTTTTCGACTCTGTTTTTTCAAAGACCCCTTGGACTCAAACGGTTAAGAGGTAAATAAAACAAACTAAGAAGTTTACTTGTATTAACGGATGTTCTTGAAGACAGGTACAATATTCTAAGACAATTTCTTCCATTGTTTGTAATGGCAAATACAATAAACACCGCCCGCTTATTTTACTGCTATACGCTTTAAAATATCGTAACTTTGGATTcactttaaataatttttgtagatCTATATCACAAATGTAGGTGGTAGAACCAAGACTAAATTTTGTAATGTTGTGACAATTATCGATTAATGAATTGATACCAGATGCAGAAACAACAACACCAGTAATATCTATTTTTTGTAAGTTAGGGCACAGTTTCGCAACAATAGTTGCTGTACTCTGACGTAAAGGATATGGTACTATGGACAGATTGATTTCGTTTAAATATGGACCACATCGCAGTAATACTTTGCGAACGGTACATATACTAATTTCTCTTCCATTTAAGCCAGATAAGCTCCACATAGATAAATCCAGTCTTTTCACACTACTCCAGGACTCTTGACTTAATGCTTTCCATCTTTTGCACACTacaattattgaaaaaatgcTGTATTTACTttgtgtataatatatttaactacatataaataaaatttaaatattaaaatacaatttaaaacaataataatactataaCAAAATTTATGTGCTTACCTCTTTCTATTCTAATTCTATCTATAATTGGCAATTGAAGAAAAATGTGTATTAAACAATCATCATTTAATGTTTGAATATTAGTATCTGTAATGCCATCTTGTATGCAATCAAAGTTATGTGCAATGTCATTTGATATTTTGTTAGATTTTGATTTATCTTTTATGTTGTAACATTGATTTTCTATGCTATCTGGTTGATGCCACGAATCAGCTGCCAAGACTCTTAAATCTCTGTTGTGTAATCTTATTCCTTCATCATATCTAGCACTACGAATCACCGTATAACATCAAAACTATAGTCCTCTTACTTGTAATTTCATCTTCATGTTTATTGGAATTGAAGTTTACCTTGCGGCTGCTTCTACGCTGTTAAACGTAATGAATGCATAGTTACTGTTTCCTTGATTTCTTCGTAAGAAGCAACTTTCAACATTTCCATacttggaaaataattttataagatCTTTAAACGATgtctaaaaaaagaaacacttTGTTGTTAGATTTGAAATACACTGATTTGTATATTTCAAGaaaacattataatgttaaaaaaatatatacaaaccCTCTCTGCTAAGTTgctgataaataattttctaattggTACGCCATCTTCAGTAACAAGTGAAAAAAGtgaaatatctgtaataaatgGATCAAATGTGAAAAAATAGCTATGTCAAAACGTATGAATTAACCaaacaatttcatatttcattacTGGTTTCTTCCATGATGTGACTGTGATGTAAACTGTTAGCAAGATATTCCTCTATGTAATCGGTCATTTTTATGGCTGATAATTCCTTTTCTCCcctattctttttttattggtATGATCTTCGTTCATACTCTTGAAATCGATATAATTCAAGAATAAAGATACGCTCATTTGCTCACATATATTTATGTGTGGCTGACTCAAGTCAACGTCACGCCATATAACCTTTAAATCCTTAacataaatatagaagaaaaaatagaatatttcaggcatatttcattattttttacttacaACATAATAAATACTAAGAgacaagagaaagaaagaaagaaagaatattaattCAAAGTAAAATTGTTTACAGATATTACAATTCACTTAGTTTATTACCTTATGTGTAAagttacattttatttatatctttttgtCACTGATGTtcgtaaatatatgtaataaattatctCGTTACGCACATCGTGAAATGGTTTATTAGAATGTATTCATTGTTTTGGATAAGATAAATTTCTctccatatatatatatatatatatatatatatatatatatatatatatatataatacatacaaaGGAAGTacatatatgaaataataaatatacacatttttagaaaatatgtttatttattcatttaaattttgcatataatagtcgattttcttttgcttttgttttatttcttcataaaCTTTATTCCACGATCCATAATTAAAATTGGTAATTTCTTCtaattgatttaaataattttgagtTTTCTGTAGTATCTTTCTGTAACAAAAAGCCACAAATATTataactttgaaatatttataatttatagagaactgcaaaaatatttacttatatgTGTCTGTATTAGTATTTAGTTTCTTTTCTAGATATATAAGACATATATCTGTAAGATCATTTAATTGGTTAAGAAGTTCTATACTAGAGGAACCGAATTTTTCTCTCACTGTTGCAAGTGTGTTTTCAAAACATGTTATACTATCTATCCATTGtcctaaaaattaattttatcattattgTACTACTATATTATCCTTGAGCATACAAACccattgttttatatatttctccCATAAGAATTAATGTATCTGTAATATCTTCATTATATTCATATAACACTGTTCTTCTAATatgtaaacatttttttaatttatttagtgcttctttcgtttttcctAAATCAACGGAAACTTGGGCTGcttcaaaaatttctttagcttgtattattttatttgggGAATAAATTTGAGATTTGTCACCACAATCCAAACAATATATAGAATCTTTTATATTACATACTGGACCATTACATTTCAGGCATTTCGCAGCATTAAATCTTTCCTGTAATTATAATCctattatacaattataatgTGACCCAgtatatacattataacaaAACTGGATTCAAAAATCGAAAATAGTTTTCATACTCactgtaaaatattgtaattttgGTAGAGTGCATGCTTTACACTTACAAGTAAAACAGTAATGactttttaaaatcttttGTCTATCTTCTGTTGTCATATGTCTATAATGTGGCCCTAAtgacaattttattatattagtaAGTTCCTTGCACAATTAAAACAAGATACAGTCTTAAATAATGTACCATAGCAGTTGAAAATTTCTTCACTTTGACCAATGTCTCTCGAAGCTCTGACAATAAGGTATTGACCCACAAAGCTAAAATTTAATAAGACAAATGTATTTGATAttgaagtatataaatatatatatatatatatatatatacacatattaaataaattttaggaTTACATGTTAATTATATTGGGATCACACGAATGGTTCATCATACTTGCAGAAGGATAAATTCCTGTAGCTATAATATCTTGTTGTTTCATGGAAGAGTCATTTTTTCTTAATAGTGTATTTGATTTTGTAATTGCATGTCCATTAATAATAAGTTGAAGAATATATCGTAAAAGTAAAGAACTTACATAAAGTTGCTTGTCATTGgttgttaaaatattaaacgaagTGTTCAATGAATTATTTGggaattttttctttaaacagTCTTCAAGATTACTTGATTGAAAGAAGTTCGTATACTTCAATAAATATATGGTGAGCATAACAGCTGTCTGTAGAAGTTATGATTAGATAATTAcacaaaacattttttctttaatgtatttttcatcttgaaatatacatacaattcCATATACTGTTAACTCATCCATAgataatttatcgaaattagtaactaaattttgtatttcattaaatttgaTTTCATCTGTCATAGTCGAACAAGTTAATAAAACTTTTAAGGCTAAATGCCCTATTCCTATTTCTTCCCAAAGTTTCATTTGATTTCCTGGACATTCCCAGCAATGATACAAAGACCATGCTTTAGTTGAACAGTATTCATTGCAATAAAAGGTATTTAAACATGTTGTACACCTGAAGTAATATAATACCATAAATCTTTTGTACTGtggagaaaatatttaatatcaaagtgaACGTCCTACTTACGGAACAGGAATGTCTGCGTTTTGGCAATTACAATGTGGACACCGATTATATGTATCATGACTTAGTACCACAAAACTTACAGGTTTTTCCAGAAAAAGAATATCACCTTTCTTAATAGATTTATTTGCTATTACGTGTCTTCCTAATTCCTGGTTGTATATTCTATCTATAGCTACAGATGCATTAGGGAAATTAGTATTTTCTTCAAACGTAATGTGggattttaattttaacaaatcATCAATATCTTGTACAAAATTTTGTACAATATTTTGTTGAAATGACTCAgcaaatgttatattatttatctttttttcaatACTACCTAGaagttaatgaaatatttgattataaagaaattatcATAAATTTGTAATCATAGTCATTTACTATTTACCTTTCATAGAAGGTGCAATATAATCAGAATCATGAACCATTTTCTGTATCTTGGAAAGTGTTTCTTTAGCTAATTGCTGTTTGCCTAATTTCAAATAACACTGTGCTGCGcgtaaatacaatttatacTGCAACTCTTTaggataatttaatttagttGCTAGTTCAATATCTTTTATGCAATCCTTCTTATCATCAAATTGTATTAACCATGCATAAAATgcacataaaaagaaaattgtaacataatattaaaatatattatatattgatgcatatttttaaagtattatttactttttactCACATGATatctatttaaataaaataatgaagcaGATCTATTTGCGATTGCAACTGCCAATTCACAACTATTTACAGGAGCATACAATGCACATTTTGTGTATAATTCTATGCTTTTAATATAGTTTTTTTCCTGAAATTCTTTATTACccattttcttgaaaatttgtGCTTTGGAAACAGATTTACATTCTTTCCTGTCATAATGATCTTCCAACCATAAATACACAAGTTTCCTAAacatcaaataaaataaaattttagatagtaaaatgtaataatataaatttaacaataataataaataaaaaataataacaagtaatatagatttataaaaaatattaattattctttatGATAAATTTTGTTACTTACTTCATATTTTGATCATTCCATAAAATTGACATAAGTTCATCTTCACGTTTTACCTTTTTCTTTAAAACAGGTTTTAATTGATGTGTAAGaatttctaatacttcttgcCATTCCATTTTAAATACATCGGACAAGATATTAAATCAGAATTTTaggttattttatttttcacaaatCTTTAAAATGCTAATATACTTCATacacttttattatttatgttatattaaacaatatattatatcattcatttataatttatacattgAAAAAACAACAtatttttacgttatatacatataaatttctattctttatATTAACTGCAATGTATATAAGGACAACATTGTAATCGCGAATATTGTCATTTGTATCAATTTTGACAGAATGtatatgcatatacatattatatatttatcgaatattatatggtgatttattatgaataaaaatttcaaaattattatgataCATACACGTAATTACTTTGCCAACTTATGTATAAACttatattacgaaaaatactttagtacaaaaatatatgtacatatatttaagtTAACAAATGATTATACctttctataaataaataatttataaaatgtatatgtatattttgtttttgataatctattttgtttttaaatctTACAAGAAACACAAATGTTCACCTACATAATTATCTAAGaacataattttcaatttatttttaaattaaacaatttttaggtacataattttgtaatattagaaaacaaataaaagtaGCGATTTGTCTTTTCACTAAAACCTTAATATGTACAAAGAGCAgtttaaattacatatttaatataagACGCCTTTTTACGCAAGGTttcattttttcataattatgctgataaataaataataaatataaataatataatattatttacaaataataataaaataattactgtTTGTCATAAGAAGTGTGATACAATAGATTTAGTCATAGATTCAGttagtaaaaatattaagagaaatgttgaattaattttaaatttagaataaattaACCAAAATTTCTAATTCACTTTAACTAAATGTTCTAAAGATAGTCAAGTGTAATTATTTGAAGATAAGAATAAACAATATATCTTTATTTCTgca from Bombus huntii isolate Logan2020A chromosome 3, iyBomHunt1.1, whole genome shotgun sequence encodes:
- the LOC126864172 gene encoding uncharacterized protein LOC126864172 isoform X2 is translated as MTDYIEEYLANSLHHSHIMEETNISLFSLVTEDGVPIRKLFISNLAERTSFKDLIKLFSKYGNVESCFLRRNQGNSNYAFITFNSVEAAASARYDEGIRLHNRDLRVLAADSWHQPDSIENQCYNIKDKSKSNKISNDIAHNFDCIQDGITDTNIQTLNDDCLIHIFLQLPIIDRIRIERVCKRWKALSQESWSSVKRLDLSMWSLSGLNGREISICTVRKVLLRCGPYLNEINLSIVPYPLRQSTATIVAKLCPNLQKIDITGVVVSASGINSLIDNCHNITKFSLGSTTYICDIDLQKLFKVNPKLRYFKAYSSKISGRCLLYLPLQTMEEIVLEYCTCLQEHPLIQAFAKLQNLKSLTTNRCIDISGNVIQSIGKSCTNLKTLEVSYISFLLHPNDMLHIVQLTNLEVLKISMNALITDEFCSNLASTCLRLKYLDISECLFVTDISIAAVTALPKLEVLIINYLELVTDINLQDTCNLKQLECRACKFTDKTMINFLEYAPQLELLDLSGCRGITNETLKEAATVTVNRTNTILKIFVGGTSVDLSTFDK
- the LOC126864174 gene encoding dual specificity mitogen-activated protein kinase kinase dSOR1; the encoded protein is MSKNKLNLTLPPGSIEPVPVVSPSPPVPPLPIYSEPPVIPDGVMGKMSIDAIQERLKELEMDEEQKKRLESFLGQKEKVGELCDEDFEKLGELGAGNGGVVMKVRHKKYGLIMARKLIHLEVKPAIKKQIIRELKVLHECNFAHIVGFYGAFYSDGEISICMEYMDGGSLDLILKKAGRIPEPILSTITSAVLKGLSYLRDKHAIMHRDVKPSNILVNSAGEIKICDFGVSGQLIDSMANSFVGTRSYMSPERLQGTHYSVQSDIWSLGLSLVEMAIGMYPIPPPDEKTLAAIFSSPPGQPPVENVATNNASTPTTQSPGHNTGSPRPMAIFELLDYIVNEPPPKLPAGIFSDAFTDFVDRCLKKNPAERADLKTLMNHEWIKKAESENVDIAGWVCRTMDLQPTTPTRLANVQS
- the LOC126864172 gene encoding uncharacterized protein LOC126864172 isoform X1, with the protein product MTDYIEEYLANSLHHSHIMEETNISLFSLVTEDGVPIRKLFISNLAERTSFKDLIKLFSKYGNVESCFLRRNQGNSNYAFITFNSVEAAASARYDEGIRLHNRDLRVLAADSWHQPDSIENQCYNIKDKSKSNKISNDIAHNFDCIQDGITDTNIQTLNDDCLIHIFLQLPIIDRIRIERVCKRWKALSQESWSSVKRLDLSMWSLSGLNGREISICTVRKVLLRCGPYLNEINLSIVPYPLRQSTATIVAKLCPNLQKIDITGVVVSASGINSLIDNCHNITKFSLGSTTYICDIDLQKLFKVNPKLRYFKAYSSKISGRCLLYLPLQTMEEIVLEYCTCLQEHPLIQAFAKLQNLKSLTTNRCIDISGNVIQSIGKSCTNLKTLEVSYISFLLHPNDMLHIVQLTNLEVLKISMNALITDEFCSNLASTCLRLKYLDISECLFVTDISIAAVTALPKLEVLIINYLELVTDINLQDTCNLKQLECRACKFTDKTMINFLEYAPQLELLDLSGCRGITNETLKEAATVTVNRTNTILKIFVGGTSVDLSTFDKVLPFLQIVNIDLSNREL